Proteins encoded by one window of Clostridium cagae:
- the pfkB gene encoding 1-phosphofructokinase: protein MINTITLNPSLDYIVKVDNFKVDSLNRSNDEEVYAGGKGINVSIVLNNLGIDNTALGYVAGFTGNEIERQVKNHGVDCDFIKLKNGISRINVKLKSDGETEINGAGPQITNDDLNKLYEKLSDLKEGDYLILSGSIPNSVPDDIYQNIMEKLLEKKVEFIVDATKDLLLKVLKYEPFLIKPNHHELAEMFNVELKNDEDIITYGKKLQEMGAKNVLISMAGDGAILLSENGETIKREVPKGILKNSVGAGDSMVAGFLAGYLKNNDIKEAFKMGIATGSASAFSDELATKEEVEKLLSKM, encoded by the coding sequence ATGATTAATACAATAACTCTTAATCCTTCATTGGATTATATAGTAAAAGTTGATAATTTTAAAGTTGATTCATTAAATAGAAGTAATGATGAAGAAGTTTATGCAGGAGGAAAAGGAATAAATGTTTCTATAGTCTTAAATAATTTAGGCATAGATAACACGGCATTAGGGTATGTTGCAGGTTTTACAGGAAATGAAATAGAAAGACAAGTGAAAAATCATGGTGTTGACTGTGACTTTATAAAATTAAAAAATGGCATATCACGAATTAATGTAAAACTAAAAAGTGATGGAGAAACAGAAATAAATGGAGCAGGTCCCCAAATTACAAATGATGATTTAAATAAATTATATGAAAAACTTTCTGACTTAAAAGAAGGAGACTATTTAATATTGTCAGGTAGTATTCCAAATAGTGTACCAGATGATATTTATCAAAATATAATGGAAAAACTTTTAGAAAAGAAGGTAGAATTTATAGTTGATGCAACAAAAGATTTACTGTTAAAGGTACTAAAGTACGAGCCATTTCTAATAAAACCTAATCATCATGAATTAGCTGAAATGTTTAATGTTGAGCTTAAAAATGATGAAGATATAATAACTTATGGTAAGAAACTTCAAGAAATGGGAGCAAAGAATGTATTAATTTCAATGGCTGGAGATGGAGCAATTTTATTATCTGAAAATGGAGAAACTATAAAAAGAGAAGTACCAAAGGGAATATTAAAAAACTCAGTAGGAGCTGGAGATTCTATGGTGGCAGGTTTTTTAGCAGGATATCTTAAAAATAATGATATAAAAGAAGCATTTAAAATGGGAATTGCAACAGGTAGTGCAAGTGCATTTTCTGATGAATTAGCAACAAAAGAAGAAGTTGAAAAACTATTATCTAAAATGTAA
- a CDS encoding DeoR/GlpR family DNA-binding transcription regulator — protein MFTEERYNIILQELKVKGIISVVELVKLLEASESTIRRDLNNLHNEGLLKKIHGGATLLNEGTAKHDYKVNVRKSLNTDKKLEIARYAASLIENGELIYLDAGTTTEAIIPFIEAKDITVVTNAIVHAKNLLEKNIRTLILGGELKAVTEAIVGPITVEHLKKYNFTKGFFGTNGVSNKNGYTTPDVNEAMVKAEAIKRCNKAFVLCDESKLDEVSFITFGTIKDAELITSRIKNSEIRYDTNVIEVSKND, from the coding sequence ATGTTTACAGAGGAAAGATATAATATAATTCTTCAAGAATTAAAAGTAAAAGGAATAATTTCAGTTGTGGAACTAGTTAAACTACTAGAGGCTTCTGAATCTACAATAAGAAGAGATTTAAACAATCTTCACAATGAAGGATTGCTTAAAAAAATTCATGGAGGAGCAACACTGTTAAATGAAGGTACAGCAAAACATGATTATAAAGTAAATGTTAGAAAATCATTAAATACAGATAAAAAACTTGAAATAGCTAGATATGCAGCAAGTTTAATTGAAAATGGAGAGTTAATTTACTTAGATGCTGGAACAACAACAGAAGCTATAATACCATTTATAGAAGCAAAAGATATAACAGTTGTTACTAATGCTATAGTTCATGCTAAGAATTTGCTAGAAAAAAATATACGAACTTTAATACTAGGTGGAGAATTAAAAGCAGTTACTGAAGCAATTGTTGGTCCTATAACTGTAGAGCATTTAAAAAAATATAATTTTACAAAAGGTTTTTTTGGAACAAATGGTGTGAGTAATAAAAATGGTTATACAACTCCAGATGTAAATGAAGCCATGGTAAAAGCAGAAGCAATAAAAAGATGTAATAAAGCATTTGTTTTATGTGATGAGTCTAAATTAGATGAGGTTAGTTTTATAACTTTTGGAACAATAAAAGATGCAGAATTAATTACAAGTAGAATAAAAAATTCAGAGATTAGATATGATACTAATGTAATAGAGGTGAGTAAAAATGATTAA